From Ictalurus punctatus breed USDA103 chromosome 2, Coco_2.0, whole genome shotgun sequence:
GATCCTCCACGCAGGAGTTCTTATTAAAGAGTCAAATGTCCTAACATCAGCTCAGTGTTAAAAAACGAAACACACAAGCGGAACATCTCTGAGTTAATGACGAAgatgaggagagaagaaaaaacccaGACAGATGACTTGTGGACGAAGAGGAAACGAAAGGATTCGCGGAGATTTTATTACTTTAGACTTGATCCGAGAAGGGACGAGGAACAAAAGGCATTtcggagagacagaaagacatgGGGATATCACAGAGAAACACTCATAATGACAGAGAAATTGCCAATATCCACAGCAGAAAAACTAGCATACACCAAATAATGCGatctaaaatgataaataactagctaactaactcaacaaataaataaataaataaacaaataaacatccaATCAACAAAtcgagacagaaagaaagaaaaaccatAGTCGAACAGTACATTGTGAGCTCATCAGATTTATGATTAATggaagcaaaacaaaaagaaaataatttaaaggaaatttccatccatccatcccgcTTATCCGTTTCAGGgacacgggggaacctggagcctatcccagggggcataaggcagggtacaccctggacagggtgccaatccatcgtacaatcacatacacactatggacactttggacacgccaatcagcctaccgtgcatgtctttagactggggaaggaaactagagtacccagaggaaacccccacagcacggggagaacacgcagactccacacacacagggccacagtgggactcaaacccccaaccctggcagtgtgaggcaaacgtgctaaccactaagccaccatgcatccctaaaggaattaaaaaaaaacccgaaaTAAACAGCCTTGCGCTTGGACTGGAGCCTTCCGAGTGTTTCCACCAATACTATACATGTGTAGAAATGCCACTTGTTAGAAAGCATAGCTGAATTAATGAAAGCGTATCACTCTTGGAACGTTCCAAAATTGAAATATCATTATACAATAATTAATCAAAGTCAGAATGGTACAGAGAATGAAGCTGTAGCCTTAGcttataaatttattttaaaattaaaatttaaaaaagccaaaaaatGCTAAAACGACACAGAACCGAACAGCGTATTGACACGTCGGAGcattttccaatcttcagcgtATAGCGTACACTGTAGGCTTGCTGTACCGTCCTAAAAACTGGGTCTTGTTTAAAGTTTTATGACGTCTTCTTTTCTTATTGTGTTTGTCCTCGAGCGTGTGCGCTAAGAAACGCCGATCAGCAAAACGTAAATCGCCGATCGCATTCATTTAGCAACGGCTACAAATCTCCATGAAAGCTCACGGAGAGCTTAAAAGAAGGACAAAATGccgaataaaatgaaaaacgaaAGAGCACCTGCTAAGTGTAGAGTGTgataaatcttccagtaatgcagctcagctaCTGCAGCGCTTCTGCTACGCAGTAACTCTTCCTTCTTTTACAGGGCGCCGTTACTTTCGATCGAACGGCTAGTCTCGTTTGTTTTCGTTTACGGATTTGTTCCGCTCCGGGCCCTGAATATGAAACGGCCGTGTTTCAGAAACGGTCGGTTAAACGGGTGCGGAAACGTCATCGGTCTATACAATCGTACGTAAATACGTAAATATACACAAACTCGGGAGTGAAACGTAGGATACGGATGCTTTCGCAAACTAACCAAGACGCCACGTTTCCTGCGCAAACCTTTCTGCGAACAATTTTTACGAATAAAAATGAGTTCGTATACAGTTTGAGGAATGCAGTGAGCAGGTGCTGGAAAGCGTGAGGGACTGTAGTAAACGTGTGGTGAAGATGGTGGGGGCGGACGACGGGAGTGACAGAGCGACTCCCTCAGGGGAGCTCGCAGGGCGGGACGGCGTGACTTCGGTCGTAGGCGGTGTCGTCGCTTTCTTCTCCCTCGCTGCCCTCGTCcatcatcctctctctctcttcgtctTCCtccgtctcactctctctgcctttctctcgTCTACGCAGGTTCTCGCtgcccctctctcgctctcggtGTCTCTCCCTGTGGTCCCGCGGCAGCGTGGACGCCTGAGGAAACCACAAAGGTGGGCGTGGTTACGAACATTTCAATGCTAAACCCTAagctacatttatttaaagacatTTACGCTAGTTCTCATGCTTTTTAAAATCAAACTTTCGATTTGAATTCGTGCTTTCATCAAGGGCTTATTGTCAAGTCtgcactgttgctaggcaactgggaaaTATGCATGCCAAAAAATAAGCTAGTTTACTACCGAGACTAAAGATTTAGATGAAGCAGAGTTGGTGTTCATTTTCCTTCAACAGATGCgcgtgaaacaagttagtttgcTATAAATGCTCGTTCTCTCACTAGTCTCTCCTTGACGTTATCAAGACCTAAAAAaaagctgttgctatagaaacgacgaTGTATCAGAACATGCGCGTTAATACTATAAAACGgagatttgcagctgcgctactgtcagagctgctgttctagaaaagcaTTTAGTAAATCACGGTTTTCACGATAAGAGTGTCGGATCCAGTAAAACGTTTAAGATCGGAGTCTGATCTCAGCTTCAGATGTGAGCGGTCAGACAACCACGTGATTACGTTAACGGCTGTGTAAACAGTTACACGAATCTGATGCGAATCAGAACTGAAAAGATCTGGTTTCACGTGCTGAGACATCAAAGAACAGACGAGATGCTAATCAGGACGGAAACGAGGTCCGATCTGACCGGCCGAGATTTCAATCTAATCTCAGATGAAAATTAAAATCTCATGAATAAAgtccggggggaaaaaaaagcaaaaaactgACGAGACGTGGTCGTCCGAGCTCAACATTCTCAACATTCTCAACATTCTCCTGAGGGAacgtgaacataaatgaacccAGAGCATTATGGGTAGCCCATGGCTGTTTATGGGTACTCACATATattgcagtgcattctgggattaAAAGCGAATGGGATTTTCTCCACTACGTTCTTAGACGCTGagacaaaatggctgactttgaaacaacaaaatattaataccaaattgaattcttgaatctgaacgcgtggattaattttctattaaaGCATGCACTTATAGTAATGAGCTTtaatcgtttctatggtaacggcACGTTCACATGGCCATGCATGGCGCTAAGCCTGATAATAAAAAAACGCATTAATTCCGTGTTGTAATTTCACAAAGAACAACGTTTTCtttaagatgtttatttaacatttatggaaggagtctccagtgtcagacgGAAAGCTTTGACGTTTTCCCTCCTTCCTTTTTAAGTCGTAGGAGGGAGTTTACGCTTCGTTACGGTTTCTAGGTAAGCCAcgattataatttttatttgtgtgcGTTGTTAACGTCAACGGAGAGAAAAGAGAGCCCGGtgagtttatagctgctataacgtccGCTCTACAGTAACTGACTCGTCTCTTGGATGTACCACGACGTTAAACGtcactataaacggataaaaagtacgatgtgtgagcaagtgtgtgtgtttggacaaCCTTTTCGCTCCTCACCTGGTGGTCATGCGAGGGCAGAGCGCAGTAGGCGTGGTCGGAGCGGCGGTTCAGGAGGCGGGGCGAGTGCGTGCGGTGAGGATGAGGCGAGTGTGAACACACGGACAGAGGCGAGGGCGAGTGGACGGAGCGAGGGGACGGAGAGCGAGCGGAGCGGGTGGAGTGAGAGCGGGAGTGGCTCAGAGACGCAGCAGGGTGGTAgtggtgctgctgctgttggtgcTGTTGgtgctgctggtggtggtggttgagtTTGGGGGGCCGGGGGAAGCGAGGGGGCAGTTCTGGGGGGCACATCGGGTCGATCAGGTCTATATCAGTcaggagggggggaggggggacaAACTCCTCGTCTGACAGGGGAATGTCGGCGTCGATCTGAGAAAGTTCCGCACGAGACAGGAAGTCGACGATGCCTGCTCCGAAGGAATCGCCCACCACGTTGATGGAGGTCCGCATTCTGTCACTaaatcaatcacacacacacacacacacacacacacactacgctTCGACAACAGACTGAGCACACGGTCCCAAGAGTGTAcgttaacataaaaacataaaaagaatGATCGGACAGTGATACAGTTTCGTCTCCGTGAATACGCCGAAAGTTCTGATAATAAATTTGACGAAAAtctaaaagacaaaataaaaatgggtTAAGTAAAAATAGAACGTGAGGCGAATAACGCGTTCCGGAATCTGCCGTTTTTGGGGAAAGTAATCACCTTTCCATCGCCGATTATTTTCCGACAGCAGCACAACACGTCTAGATGGACTTTATGGTACTGAGAATGGGTTTGAACGCTGTAAGGGGCCGCGTTCGGCCCCGAGCCGTGACGTAGTTAAGCCTGGTGTAAATCCTCACAAATTACAGCTGACAGTCTGCACTTTACTCTAGTGCTTAGTGTTTCCTTTCAGCTCCAGCGTGCATGAGTACAGAGAATAAAAGAGCAAACAACCATGTCAGTGTCTGATTAcatcaggaaacacacacacacacacacacacacacacacacacacacacagtggactCACAGCAGCCAGTCGACGGCCACCAGCAGGCTGATGTCCTGTGTCGGGAGACCCACTGCGGTGAGGATGAGCAGCATGGTGACCAGACCAGCACTGGGAATACTGGCAGCTCCTACACTCGCCAGAGTGGCCGTCATGCTGCACCGCCCCGTGATGTCATCATCATGCgacaggaggaagagagacatGGTGAAGGTAACAGCTTTAGAGGAGTACAGTATGATACGAGCAATGTGTGTCaccgctgttataggaaaataatcagtgacgggACGGTGAGTTAGCGTCGCCGCtcagagttgattattttcctgtaacagcatgtccccaagtgttttattcctcttacaccacagtcATTTCTCACCCATTACAgttctttattgtttcatttcttAAAGAATTACatgttttatccgtttatagtcaCTCGTGGACGGTCCATCTTGTGGAAAATTCACAGGTTAAATACTTCCTGTTCCTGTCGTTTCATCACCagcctctgtttctctctctctcactctcactctctctctctctctctctcgaactGGGAATAAAAAAcccgcaaagaagcgtaaactcctctgtcccgaagatgtcggaaaacttcaaGCGTCAGCTTTTACctccgactgttacaaagcgctgacactggaggctccttccgtACACGTAGGAACAGGAAAGATCTCCTCACGTTTTTCACCCATTTACGTGGAGCGCCCGCCGCACGATTCCCTGcggatgagctgttactatggaaaccatACCGTTTTAGAAGGAGCGCATTAACATAAAGCTGCGCCGCCGATTGAGAAAACTAATCGACGCCTCCCGGCCGATCACGATCCAGAACTGGACAGCGCCGTGGTGTATAGAGGAATAAAATCTAGAACTCGGGTTTCAAATGCCTTGAGGAGTTCAACTGGAAAATCCTCACTACTGACTGAATATCTGAAATACTAAAGTCGACAGAGATATCCCAATAAACGTTCGATTCGATGATATAAAAAACGATATAAAAGCTGAGGGTTGTGCGTAAACTTGTACGCCAGACTATTCAACTGTGTTAAACATCCATAAAACCAAATGCTTGAAGGGAAGTGTTTCATTCGAGAGCTTTTAATAGCAGTAGTtaaaactgtataaaaatatCCTCTTCACGGGAGTTTACGACGTGTTTATAGGctataaaccaaatataaacgTTATTCAGTGTGCCTCGTAGATCCCGTCAGGGCGATACCGACCTCACGGTGGCGATCTGTCCTCCGTCCAGCTCGATGCCGTTCATCTGGGCGATGAAAATAGCCGCCACAGCCTCGTAAAGCGCCGTGCCATCCATGTTTATGGTGGCGCCGATGGGCAACACGAACCGGGTGACCCGCTTGTCGATCTTCAGGTTCTCCTCCAGACAGCGGAAGGTCACCGGCAACGTTCCAGCGCTGGGACGAGAGaaaagccgtgtgtgtgtgtgtgtgtgtgtgtgtgtgtgtgtgtgtgtgtgtgtgggtgggtgtgtgtgtgggtggtgcGAGTGAGAATAAGATGAAATTAAGTGTCACTTATCCAAATTTACTGATTTCATTATCTTTTACAAAGAACAATCAGATGGAAACCAGAACACAGGCAGATGGAAGAATTTGGCAGGATGGATTAAGTTGATGAACTGCAGATTtattcacccccccccacccccccaccccccacccccccccctaCAATATAACCATTACACAATATAAAGTGTGTTAAAGCTTTGAAACCCAGAGACTCAAAGACGTTTGTTCTTTCGAATTCAAAACGGTTTCCTCCGCAACACTGAGCGACAAGTCAGGCGTGACCGAGTTTCCCCGAATAATTTCGAACACGTTCAGGAAGCAAGGAAATTGTTGTACTAAAGAGGATTCTGTGGCCAAACTGAATGGATATGTATATGGATTGATATGGATATGGATGGATATGGATGGATATGGATGGATATGTATATGGATGGATATGGATGGAGATGGATATGTATATGGATGGATATGTATATGGATGGATATGGATGGATATGGATGGATATGTATATGGATGGATATGGATGGATATGTATATGGATGGATATGGATATGGATGGATATGGATGGAGATGGATATGTATATGGATGGATATGGATATGGATGGATATGGATATGGATGGATATGGATGGAGATGGATATGGATATGGATGGATATGGATATGGATGGATATGTATATGGATGGATATGGATATGGATGGAGATGGATATGGATGGATATGTATATGGATGGATATGGATGGATATGGATGGATATGTATATGGATGGATATGTATATGGATGGATATGGATGGATATGTATATGGATGGATATGGATGGATATGTATATGGATGGATATGGATGGAGATGGATATGtatatggatggatatttatatGGATGGATATGGATATGGATGGATATGGATATGGATGGATATGGATGGATATGTATAAACTGGACTGGATTCCCGGAAGCGGTAAGAAGAAAAGAACGGATGTAACGGACAAACCGAACGGACAAACCGAAGGGGCCCTGTTACTATCGAGAGCTTTGCTTACTCGTATTTCGTACAGCGTGACACGGCTGTGTGGGTGTTGTTGGAATTTCCGCTGACGTCATAACAATGATTAAAAAGTCAGCGTGAACATCCGGCGAGGATTTTATTTAGCGTCGGGCGATCGTTAAACATCGCGACTGGCTAATAGTATACAAGTCTATTTAATACACAGCCCGAGATTAGCCCTTGGCGTCTAAAACCAAATATAATACGTGGCGTGGACAAGTTTGAGTCGACAGCTGAGGAAAATCTGATCTGTACAAGCAGTGACTTAGATTCAAAATATGGAATGAGCCGGTAAGATTAGACGTTTATTCATGAAGTAACtggctacatttacatttattcgtttattcatttagcagacgcttttattcaaatgaggaaatacaagcaaagcgatatgtcaagcggagaacaatacgagtagtgcTACAGTACgggatttataattgagttctagagaagcagagtcgaggtgtaagagccagagtaagtttattttttaaataatgttgggTTGGTGTTTTAGGAGTTGGtgaggtgttcacggaagaggagggtctttagctgttttttgaagatggtgggAGATTCTGCGGCccggattgaggtcggaagttgATTCCAGCACTGAGGAACacagtgtgaaggttctggaaagggatcttgagccacgctgagtaggcactactaaacCGATCGCAGATCGCGTGAGGGAGAGTTGGTTTGCTTCTTTGGTTTTTCACAGGAGATAGAAGACGACTAACTTGCTGATGTGTTTTCTGACTCTGTTTGGCACGCTGTGATAAAGGTGTTTAAAATACAACGATTAAAGGACATGGAGGAAATTCAGAAGAagatgagagcgagagagagagacagtgagagagagagagagagagagagagcgaaagagagcgagagagtgatagaatgagagagagagagagcgaaagggagagagagtgagagagagcgtgagagagagagagggagagagagagcaagcaacagagagagggagagagagagagagagcaagagagagagagagcgaaagagagagagggagagagagagaaagggagcgagacagagaaagagagagagagcgaaagagagagagtgagcaacagagagagagagcgagagagagagagagcgagagagagagagagagagagcgaaagagagagagggagagagagagaaagggagcgagacagagaaagagagagagagcgagagagagagagagcgaaagagagagagagggcgaaagagagagagagagagcgagagagaaagggagtgagacagagaaagagagagagagcgagagagagcgagagagagagagagagagcgaaagagagagagatagcgatagagagagagagagcgagagagaaagggagcgagacagagaaagagagagagagcgaaagagagagagtgagagagagtgaaagagaaagagagagagcgaggggggGGTTCATAGCCGGAGTTCACAGGTATATACAGCCAGATGTTCTAAATTTCTGCTCGGCTCTGGAACCTACATCAAACTCCTCAGTTGATGGAAAGAGCACAAGAGCGTGACGTCTGTGTCTGAGTGTAATTTCCAGCCAACACTAAAAGCCTAACGTTATTTACGAGGCAGATTTAAGGACCGATCATTTCCCATGCCGCTCTTCCACGCTGGCCTCGATTACAAATAGCTCCAACCTCCAGTGACGGGTCAGTCTGAGGTCGGGCTCGATCAAACGTCAGAAGTTATGACTGCATTTAGAAACAGTTTAAAAGTGCAAATCGTCTggttatttatgtatgtatgcatgtatgtatgtatttatttatttatttatttatttaatactacTGATAAATATCCTGGAAAATATCTGGAATGTGATGAAAGAAAACGTTCGTCCGCACGAGCGTGTCACGTGGCCGAGAGAACCCTTTTGTCATGGTACTTGATTGTGTATGTACACGGGCCTCCTGTCAGTCCTTTTATAGACACTCCCCTTCACTCCGCCCCCATTTCAAAAATGGCTGAAATCGTCAAGCGCCCAGTGCGTCCGGATCATTTTCCCCGTGAGCAAGCGAAATGCACTTAAACACTGCAATAAAAGCCTGCCGGCGTTTTTCCAAGATGGAGCACTTTATTACTGATGAAGGGGGTGAGACTGGATGTTTtttcattacaaagaaaaaaaaaaaacaggacagcAAAGGCGCATGAGCTGAATTTCCTGCGTTCATAGCGTTATAACTTGGCTATCGAGCTGTTGAATGGCCGAGTGCACTTGGAAGTGAAAGTCATGACAGTCCTTTTGCTTGCTAATGCTAAGTGTATTTGAACTCTATAATGCACGTTCCGGGGGCGGAGCTTTGCGTACATGGGTGGGAATGGAGGGAGGTAAAACTATGTACCTATAAAgtgacatttatttttacactgaAAGTGTAAAGAACTATCGGTCAAGTTCTTTGTGCAATGAATGAATatgtaattattcatttttaaatcctgCAGTCTTACAGTGCCCCCTGCTGGCTCGGAGGCTCCTAAGCATCTGGTTATACTGCTTAGAGCGCGAATGAATTTTCTCCACTATGCATTCGGACATGACTGGGGAAAAAAGTGCACTACGTAGTGAGGACGAGACGAAAAAGCGTGAGACGCTTACCTGCTGGCTGTTCCGAGTGCCGTGATCCAGGCCTGGAAGATCCCGGAATAAAAGGTGAACGGGTTTTTCCGTGTCACGCAGAAGAATATGAGGGGCAGGATGATTCCACCGTGGATGATGAGGCCAACAATCACTGTCACCATGTACATGCCGAGCTGCTGGGCCATGGCCTCCAGGTCACCGATGGCGGCGATCTTTCCACAGATCAGAGAGGCGATGCCGATCGGAGAGTACCTAAGACCACCACGGGGGCATCAGAACGTGACACTGGTGGGTCTTAACCCCCATTTAACCCCCATCATTCCACTCAAcccatttctttcagaattctcATTTCAGAAAAttctttttcagaaaattccTCAGTAAACAGTTTAAAGTGGCAAAAATGAACCAGATACTATATATACAAATACTTTTCACGAGACCAAAGAAACAATTAGTGTTCCCATAATGCATTGTGAGTCAATCAGCTGATTTCCAAAGAGATAGTTTTCATTCACTCTCAGACTTTTTTCTACAGTACCAACGTTGTTGTCGTTTAGACTTCACTTCAAATATTATTAGTATCTCAGCGTAACTACAGGTTTCCATGGTTACAACACGGTCTCTGAGCGAAGCAGCGTCGGCGTGAAGGGAATCAGACGATCAGACTCGCTCTGGGATGAAGTGAGCGATTCGCAGTATGGCTGCTCGTCTCGTGGTGTCTGGAGATGGACTGAAATCCAGAAGGATTAAACGGTACGAGGAGCTCGTGTTTGTATCTGGGGGATTCTTCCCAGCGCAGGCCTGCGTTCAGTCAGGATCTGCGTGGCGTGACGTTTCCGACATGCGGTTCAAAGGTCACGTCTGTGTATTACGCATGGTGTTCTTTACGTGGCCTGTGCTGTATAGTATACTGTACACTCGTTAAATGGGACCCCGGTGTGGAACCGGCCAGTCTGGGTTTTCTCAGTTCTAATTGTGGAGCTCGGAGTGTGTGTTTCGTGTTTCATCATGAGTCCAGCTCTCGAGGCTTTATCACTATCGGTTGTTTATGCGTTCCAGCTCGCAGGTCGGCACGGATCGGGTTGGCGTCGTGTCAAGGCAAGGTTCAAGTGAGGCCGTGTGCGTTACGTCCTGGAACACATTCATACTTTTCCCTCGACGCTCGCGGGCTCCTGACCTGCCGACTGCCATCATCATCGTCAACATCATCACGGAtattctttctctcctcctttctttcGTTTCTCTCTAGTTGTATCTAGAATCATTTCCCAATGACATCTCGGTAAAAGTCTTCATCTGCGACGTCACTCTTCATTACAAGTCTCGCATTATTCGTGGTTTATAAACGACAGACCTAACAGGTTTTGAAAACGCAGCCTCCCACGCGTAATGTCGGTTTTTAAGACAAAAATTTCTCTTCCGTTTTTTTGTCACAAAAGCACGCACGCTGGACGACCGCGAACAGACGCCCGTAATCTCGATATGTTATCCTAGAGAGTCATGTGACATCAATGAGGAAGTGGTCAGGCCGTTGGAGTTCTGAtaagaaggtcaggagttcagaTCCCAGcgctaccaagctgccactgctgggcccctgagcaaggcccttaaccccatagctcctcagttgtataaaaaaaaaaacaacattggaCGTCTGCCAAATAAATGCATGACCACCACTGAGCAGATAAATAAAAAGACCGAGTTGGATCCATTGGGTTTATGCGCACACAAGAAGCATACGAGCACGCTTAAAATTCCCCAAATTCCCCAGCATTTTCTTCAAAGGGAATAAAACTCATAACCTGGGGTTAGAACCCACACGAGATTTGTTGAAACCAGCTGTCCAGAAGTGATTGGATTCAGGGAAAGAAAACCACCGACTTGTATTTGAAACTCCGTTGCCACATTTTTATCTGTCCAGCTGCTTCAGATTAGAGACAAAGTGTCTggcaccgacacacacacacacacacacacacacacacacacactgaccacatGATCATCGACACCATCTTCATGATGATCTCGTTCAGGACGTTGAAGAACTCGGACATGATCTTTCCCCTCTCGCCCATTTTGCCCATGCAGATCCCGAACGTGATGAAGAAGCCGATCAAACCTGGAAAAAACCCCCAAGGAAAGATATTACATCAGCAGCAGCCATGTTTCACCTGAGTTTAGTGTTcagttgaaatgtttttttgttttgttttttgacaacGTTTCCGGACAGTAACGAGGTTCAGCTCAGTGCACAAGTGGCAGGTTTCCATACACGAGTCTCCCTTAAATATCCTTACAAAAATATCAGGAAACCGGCGCAAAGCACGTCCATTCATCAACGTGAAACGCTCGACAGGAACGGTAAACAGTAATCAGCGTGAATCACGTTACAGGCTGATTAAATGTACACGATTAGCAGTGTTTACGCAGGAGTGACGCTTCTTACCCAGAACGTTCATCCCCCACTTGAACTCCAGCTCCTTCCTGTTGACAGAAACGGGCTCGCTCCGGTTGCTGACCGCCACGGAGACTTTCTTCACTACCGTCTGAACCTGCAGTGAGAACATacagcggttagggttaggtttagggtcaGAGTTAGGGCTaggttcagggttagggtttaggactttttaaaaggttttttttttttaatcttctcaCATGTTTAAAGTTTAGAAAATGTGTCACTGCTGCAGTTTTGCCAGATTCTTACTGTAAATGTCTGAATTAGTGCTGAACATGTGACAGCCAAGTGTTATTACATCACAACATATACGAGCCTATCACGTTCCAGTACGCAAATACgagtcacaaaacatttttcatttgcaGATGAGacaatttgttatttaataGAACACGTtattagtaaggaataaaacactgcgtGTCGTGCtgctacaggaaaataatcgacgagAATTCCCTGCGTACCGTCCTGatgttattttcctatagcggCACATCCTGACATCTTTTGTTCTTCTCGTACAATTAGgcagtttgccaatgattacaatcttttattcattaaaacgCACATATTATGGATTTGGAACGGGCCTAATTTTGTTTCAAagctctcatacgatagatttacgtgcatccgaggtcaaaaaacacttaaatgtgttcatcatttaaacgactcgttaaatgatccgttctaaatgattcgttctaaactcctcctttcagagagcttactctgctctgattggtcagacgtcccagtctgtcgtgattgaTATACCGCTGttttgaaaaggaaacgcccactaccgtaacgtttttcgttacaaacctacgtaggttagtacaggaagtgagtctggaatcactaacgactcgtttcagctgttcagaatcggttccttcttttgcgAGTCAATAActctttgattttttaaactttgcagatgtttttacgttcacaaacagctacatgtataacacactacatgaaagggaatattcgaaaaaccataataggtgcactttaaagcaCGACGTGTGGTTAGtagtttttatcagtttataggtATGTTTAATCTTGCAGCACGgccgtgaaacaagttagttcctgttctcgtcACGGCAGCGATATATAAACGCTCGTTCcctacagctttacctccgactggtacaaagcgctgacgctggagactccttccgtaaatgt
This genomic window contains:
- the slc1a9 gene encoding solute carrier family 1 member 9, translating into MTNHQLEKPMGGASLFDEDGKAEPKIGLLQQHCGWFARNLLLALTILGVIGGSVLGLLLRYVPDLDSDTLMLVSFPGDILMRMLKMLILPLIISSLITGLAGLDARSSGRMGTRAMVYYMSTTIIAAVLGVILVLGIHPGNPKLRTTQISAGPSNHEVSSLDAFLDLIRNLFPENLVQSCFQQVQTVVKKVSVAVSNRSEPVSVNRKELEFKWGMNVLGLIGFFITFGICMGKMGERGKIMSEFFNVLNEIIMKMVSMIMWYSPIGIASLICGKIAAIGDLEAMAQQLGMYMVTVIVGLIIHGGIILPLIFFCVTRKNPFTFYSGIFQAWITALGTASSAGTLPVTFRCLEENLKIDKRVTRFVLPIGATINMDGTALYEAVAAIFIAQMNGIELDGGQIATVSMTATLASVGAASIPSAGLVTMLLILTAVGLPTQDISLLVAVDWLLDRMRTSINVVGDSFGAGIVDFLSRAELSQIDADIPLSDEEFVPPPPLLTDIDLIDPMCPPELPPRFPRPPKLNHHHQQHQQHQQQQHHYHPAASLSHSRSHSTRSARSPSPRSVHSPSPLSVCSHSPHPHRTHSPRLLNRRSDHAYCALPSHDHQASTLPRDHRERHRERERGSENLRRREKGRESETEEDEERERMMDEGSEGEESDDTAYDRSHAVPPCELP